The sequence below is a genomic window from Tabrizicola piscis.
TGCCCGCGTCAGCACAGACGACCAAAACCTAGACGGCCAGCTCGACGCTCTTAAGGCGGCGGGTGCCGAGAGGATCTTTGCTGACAAGATCACCGGCACGGCGCGCAGCAGGCCCGAACTGGACCGCTTGCTCGATCAGTTGCGCCAGGGCGACGTGATCACTGTCACCAAGTACGACCGCCTTGCCCGTTCCTTGCGCGACCTTCTCGACATCGTGGACACGATCCAGGCGCATGGCGCTGGCTTTCGATCTCTTGCCGAGGACATCGACACCACCACACCCGCCGGGCGTCTGGTGTTTCATGTCTTCGCGTCCATCGCCCAGTTTGAGCGGGAGCGAATTTCTGAGCGGACAAAAGAAGGGCTGGAAGCCGCCAGAAAGCGCGGTCGAGTTGGTGGCAGGCCCCCTGCCCTATCCACTGCGCAGAGGACTGAAGTGCGACGAATGCGGGACGATGAATTGCGGCCACTGCCTGAGATAGCGCAGCTTTTTAGAGTTAGCGCAAAGACGATCCGGCGGGCCTGAAGGTGCAAAGGTAAGCGGCTTCACAATTATAACTCTAAAGTTAACGCTAAATATAAGGTTAGATTTAACGTTGACATTATAAATGGCACGCGCCATTCTC
It includes:
- a CDS encoding recombinase family protein; its protein translation is MIIGYARVSTDDQNLDGQLDALKAAGAERIFADKITGTARSRPELDRLLDQLRQGDVITVTKYDRLARSLRDLLDIVDTIQAHGAGFRSLAEDIDTTTPAGRLVFHVFASIAQFERERISERTKEGLEAARKRGRVGGRPPALSTAQRTEVRRMRDDELRPLPEIAQLFRVSAKTIRRA